The Planctomycetia bacterium genome includes a window with the following:
- a CDS encoding S46 family peptidase, whose amino-acid sequence MRSILSSALAAILLAVIAMNTKLPADEGMWLFSNPPLKQLKAKYQFEPGQAWLEHLQRSAVRFNSGGSGSFVSPDGLVMTNHHVGADALQKMSDADHDYIATGFYARNGADEVPCVDLELNVLQSIEDVTEKVNAAVKPGLPPAESQLARRAIMNTIEQESTEKTGFRSDVITLYQGGQYHLYRFKKYTDVRLVFAPEKDIAFFGGDPDNFEFPRYDLDVCFFRVYEDNKPAKVEHYLKWSEKGAADQELVFVAGHPGRTSRLNTVKHLEFMRDRVVPTSLNLIRRREVSLKNYADKSLENSRQAQDELFGYQNSRKARLGGLAGLQDPTLMDAKRAAESELKAAVAADPKLKASANVWSDIEQTLLIWDGLYNENYLIETGQAFNSDLFHKARTLVRMADESAKPNDQRLREFRESNLDSIKQELFSEAPIYPALETAKLADSLGMMMEMLGADHPVVTATLNGKSPRDRAAELVNNSKLGDVAVRKQLSKGGQPAIAASTDPMILLAKQVDAAAREVRKSYEDQVEEPLRQAYAKIADARFATLGTDTYPDATFTLRLAFGIVTGFQENGQQIPPWTVMGDTFAHAEAHGNIDPFKLPESWLTQRGKIKADTPFNFVSTADIIGGNSGSPVVNRAGEVVGIIFDGNIQSLVLDYAYSDVQARAVSVHSASIIESLRKLYDAGALADEIQGK is encoded by the coding sequence ATGCGAAGCATTCTCTCTTCCGCCCTGGCGGCGATCCTGTTGGCGGTGATTGCCATGAATACGAAGCTTCCGGCCGATGAAGGCATGTGGTTGTTCAGCAACCCGCCGCTCAAGCAGCTCAAGGCCAAGTATCAGTTTGAACCGGGCCAAGCTTGGCTCGAGCATCTGCAGCGCTCGGCCGTGCGGTTCAACAGCGGCGGTTCAGGGTCGTTCGTCTCGCCAGACGGTCTGGTGATGACGAACCATCACGTCGGCGCCGATGCCCTGCAAAAAATGTCGGACGCCGATCACGATTACATCGCCACCGGCTTCTATGCCCGCAACGGGGCCGACGAAGTGCCGTGCGTCGACCTGGAATTGAACGTCCTGCAGAGCATCGAGGACGTGACCGAAAAGGTGAACGCCGCGGTGAAGCCGGGCCTGCCTCCGGCGGAATCGCAGCTCGCGCGGCGGGCGATCATGAACACGATCGAGCAGGAGTCGACGGAGAAAACCGGCTTTCGCAGCGACGTGATCACGCTCTATCAGGGCGGGCAGTATCACCTCTACCGCTTCAAGAAGTACACCGACGTGCGGCTGGTCTTCGCTCCGGAAAAGGACATCGCCTTCTTTGGCGGCGACCCGGATAACTTCGAGTTTCCGCGCTACGACTTGGACGTCTGTTTCTTCCGTGTCTATGAAGACAACAAGCCAGCCAAGGTCGAGCACTACCTCAAGTGGAGCGAAAAAGGCGCGGCGGATCAGGAGTTAGTCTTCGTCGCCGGGCATCCGGGACGGACGAGCCGACTGAATACCGTGAAGCATTTGGAATTCATGCGCGACCGCGTCGTCCCCACGTCGCTCAATTTGATTCGCCGCCGCGAGGTGTCATTGAAAAACTATGCCGATAAGTCGCTGGAGAATTCCCGGCAGGCTCAGGACGAGTTGTTCGGCTATCAGAACAGCCGCAAGGCGCGGCTCGGCGGTTTGGCGGGACTGCAGGACCCGACGCTGATGGACGCCAAGCGCGCCGCGGAATCGGAATTGAAAGCCGCCGTGGCGGCCGATCCGAAGCTCAAGGCGTCTGCCAACGTCTGGAGCGACATCGAGCAAACGCTGCTGATCTGGGACGGGCTGTACAACGAAAACTATCTGATCGAAACCGGGCAGGCCTTCAACAGCGACTTGTTCCACAAGGCCCGCACCTTGGTGCGCATGGCCGACGAATCCGCCAAGCCGAACGATCAGCGGCTGCGCGAGTTTCGCGAGTCGAACCTCGATTCGATTAAGCAGGAGCTGTTCTCTGAAGCGCCGATCTATCCGGCTCTGGAAACCGCGAAGCTGGCCGATTCGCTCGGCATGATGATGGAAATGCTCGGCGCAGATCATCCCGTCGTGACCGCGACGTTGAATGGCAAGTCCCCGCGCGACCGCGCCGCTGAGTTGGTGAACAACTCGAAGCTGGGCGACGTGGCGGTGCGAAAACAATTGTCCAAAGGGGGACAGCCGGCGATCGCCGCATCAACCGACCCGATGATTCTGCTCGCTAAGCAAGTCGACGCCGCGGCCCGTGAAGTTCGCAAGAGCTACGAAGACCAGGTCGAAGAGCCGCTGCGTCAGGCCTACGCGAAAATCGCCGACGCCCGCTTCGCCACGCTCGGCACCGACACGTATCCCGACGCCACGTTCACGTTGCGGCTGGCGTTCGGCATCGTGACGGGCTTTCAGGAGAACGGCCAGCAGATCCCGCCCTGGACCGTGATGGGCGACACGTTCGCGCATGCCGAGGCCCATGGCAACATTGATCCCTTCAAGCTGCCCGAAAGCTGGCTCACGCAGCGCGGGAAGATCAAGGCCGATACGCCGTTCAACTTCGTGAGCACGGCCGACATCATCGGCGGCAACTCCGGCAGCCCGGTCGTGAATCGCGCCGGCGAAGTCGTCGGCATCATCTTCGACGGCAACATCCAGTCGCTGGTGCTCGATTACGCTTACAGCGACGTGCAAGCCCGAGCGGTGTCGGTCCACAGCGCGTCGATTATCGAATCGCTGCGCAAGCTCTACGACGCTGGCGCCTTGGCGGACGAGATTCAAGGGAAATAG